Below is a window of Virgibacillus sp. NKC19-3 DNA.
CTGATTCACTATACATCCGGTTCGACAGGCAAGCCCAAGGGTGTATATCATGTACACAATGCGATGATTCAGCATTATGTCACTGCTGAATGGGTGTTGGATCTCAAGGATGACGATATTTATTGGTGTACCGCTGATCCGGGCTGGGTGACCGGCACAAGTTACGGGATATTTGCCCCATGGTTGAAGGGGGTTACGAATGTTGTTCGTGGCGGGCGCTTTACGCCGGATGATTGGTACGGGACCCTGGATAAATATAATGTAACCGTATGGTATACCGCACCAACAGCATTAAGGAAGCTTTTAAGTGCCGGCGAAGAGGCTGTGAAAAGACATGATTTATCACATTTGAGACATGTGCTAAGCGTTGGAGAACCACTGAATCCGGAAGTTGTGACATGGGCATTAAAAGCATTTGGTTTACGTATTCACGATACATGGTGGATGACTGAAACGGGTGCACAACTGATTGTAAATCTTCCATCAGAAGAAATTCGCCCTGGGTCAATGGGTAAACCAATTCCAGGAATCGAAGCGTCTATTGTTGATAATGAAGGTAACGAAATTCCACCAAACCAAATGGGGAATTTAGCAATTAAAAAAGGCTGGCCTGCGATGATGCGTACGGTGTGGAATCGCCCGGAGAAATTTGAAAGTTATTTTATAAATGGCTGGTACGTATCCGGAGACAGTGCCTATAAAGATGAAGATGGGTACTTCTGGTTTCAGGGCCGTTTGGATGACGTCATTAACACTTCGGGGGAGCGCGTTGGGCCATTTGAGGTAGAAAGTAAATTACTCGAACATCCAGCAGTTGCAGAGGCCGGCGTCATTGGTAAACCGGATCCAGAGCGCGGGGAAATTGTTAAAGCATTTATTACACTAAATGATGGCTACGAGAAATCGGATGAGTTGCTTGAAGAAGTTCGACAATTTGTGAAAACTGGATTGAGTGCACACGCAGCACCTCGTGAAACAGAGATCACCGATAGTATTCCAAAGACACGCAGTGGTAAAATCATGCGTCGTCTTCTGAAATCATGGGAACTTGGCTTGCCGACAGGGGATACGTCGACATTGGAGAAGTAAACATAAAACGTTGGCTCTTTATTATATGAAGAGCCAACGTATTTTGTTTGTGCAATTGGGAAGTTTTCTATAAGGATAGCAAGACCAGGCACCTTCTCAAGTACATGATATGCTGAAATTTATCCAATTGATGTGTCGGAGAGCCCATCTCAAGAACATGATAAAGCTGAATTAGACCCAACCATGTGCTATAGAGCGCGTCTCAAGAACATGATAAGGCTGAATTAGACCAATTGATGTGTCGGAGAGCCCATCTCAAGAACATGATAAAGCTGAATTAGACCAATTGATGTGTCGGAGAGCGCGTCTCAAGAACATGATAAGGCTGAATTAGACCAATTGATGTGTCGGAGAGCGCGTCTCAAGAACATGATAAAGCTGATTAGTCCAATTGATGTGTCGGAGAGCCCATCTCAAGAACATGATTAGACTGAAATAGTCCCAACCATGTACTATAGAGCCCATCTCAGGAACATGATAAGGCTGAATTAGACCTAACCATGTACTTGAGATCCTTACTCATGTACGTAACTACACCGATTCTACATCATTCATATACAATAGAATCCCGAATTTGTAGCGGTGAAGCCGCGAATTTAGAATCAAGGAATCCCGAATGGGTAGTGTCGCAGCTTCCTTAAAAAGCCCCTCCCTCCGCACACTAAGCTGCAGTAATATCTTCTGCTGGTCCGAAAATCTCAAAATGAAGATCCGTATCTCTCACACCATATTTTCGTAGAATTTGATAGGACGCGCGCATGAACCCTTTTGGTCCGCAGAAATAAAACGCAGCATCATTTGTCGGCAGCGTTTCACTCAGCCATTTATAATCAATACGGCCTTCTTTATCACAATAATCGCCTGCAGAAGGATTGCCATATACAACATGACTTGTAACTTGCTTGTTATCTTCAGTAATCTCACGTACACGATCCTTCATGGCATGGTAATTGCTCGATCTGGCGGAATGGATAAAGATGACCTCACGATTAGGCTGTTCTTTAATTACTGTCTCCAGCATACTCATCATCGGTGTTAGTCCCACACCACCACTCATTAAAACTAGTGGTCGCCTGTCCTTTTGATCAAGTATGAAGTCACCAGCTGGCGCGCTAATTGGTAAAATGCTTCCCTCATGAACGTCTCTATGCAAGAAATGGGATACGATTCCCGCCGGACTATTCCCTTGTGCCTCTTCCCGTTTTACACTGATTCGATATCTGCCTTCTCCCGGTGCGCAGGATAGGCTATATTGACGCAAGTGGGTATAAGCTTCTCCCTCAATCTCTGCTTTTATGGTAATATATTGTCCCGGTTGATAAGTAGGAACGGTTACCCCATCTGCTGCTTCTAAATAAAATGATGTAATAACATCACTCTCTGGTACCTTCTTTACCACTTTAAAATTACGGAAACCAACCCAGCCACCAGGTTTATTTTGGGTCTCTTCATACAGCTCCTTTTCAACGTTGATAAACACATCCGCTATCGCATCATAAGCTTTCCCCCAGGCATTGATGATGTCGTCCGTAGCCGCATCTCCCAGCACATCTTTGATCCCCAATAATAAGTATTTTCCAACAATTTTATATTGGTCTGGTTTGATATTCAAGCTTTTATGCTTTTGGGCAATCTGTTTAACTACTGGTAAAATTTCCTCCAAATTATCGATGTGTACTGCCGCAGCATACACCGTTTTCGAAAGTGCTTTTGGTTGTTCTCCATTTACTTGATTGGTTTGGTTGAAAATGTTCTTTAATTCAGGATGGGCTGTAAGCATCAGTTCATAAAATCGATTTGCTATTGCATCCCCATGTTCTTGCAAAACTGGTACAGTTGCTTTTACAATGTCTCTAGTTTCTTTATCTAACCTTGCAGTCGTTTCAATTGCCACAACAATGCACTCCCTTTTAAAAAATAAACATGTATTTCGTATACATGTTTATTATATAAGAAACATTGTAACTGTATCAATAGTGTAAACGGGTTTTGTGTTACAATATTGTGAAGACGATATAAGGAGAATACTAATGCAATTAAAAAAATATACCGATTACGCATTACGCGTATTAATTTTTACAGGAATGAAGCGAGATGGAGAGCTTGCGAGTATTAAAGAGATTTCCGAGGTATATAACATCTCGCAGCATCATCTCGGGAAAATTGTTTTCGAGCTAAATAAAATGGAACTTTTAGAAACGGTTAGAGGGAGAGGCGGTGGGATTCGGCTTGCGAAGCCAGCAAATGAGATTAATGTTGGTCTTGTTGTTCGGCGGCTGGAGAATGATTTTAACTTACTGGAATGTTTTGATAAAGGAACCAATCATTGTGTAATCTCCCCGGGATGTACGTTGAAGCATGCGCTGAACAAAGCATTATTTGCATTTTTTCAAGTGCTCGATCAATATACAATCAAAGATTTAGTAGCCAATGAGGATGAATTACGTGAATTGATGGGAATCAAATAGCGATGTTTTAAATCTGTACAAACGGGTATACTTATTTATGTACTACTCGCAAAGGAGCGTATAAAACATGGCTAAAACAATAGCGACAGTCATTACAGATATGTTTGAAGATGTAGAGTATACAGAACCGGCAAAGGCATTTAAAGATGCCGGGCATGATGTAGTAACAATTGAAAAAGAAAAAGGAAAACAAGTGACAGGAAAACAAAATGAAGAAACTGTTACGATCGATCAGGGGATTGATGACGTGAAACCGAGCGACTTTGATGCATTATTTATTCCGGGTGGATTTTCTCCGGATCAATTGCGTGCAGATGATCGTTTTGTACAATTTGCGAAACAGTTTATGGATGAGAAGAAACCTGTTTTCGCCATTTGTCATGGGCCACAGCTGCTCATTACGGCTAAATCATTAGAAGGCCGCAAAGCAACTGGGTTTAAATCCATCCAGGTGGATATGGAATACGCTGGAGCCAATCTGGTCGATCAAGAAGTCGCTGTTTGCCAGAATCAGCTGGTAACAAGCCGTCAACCTGATGACATTCCTGCATTTAACCGTGAATCGTTAAATGTGTTAAAATAGCAATAAAGGGAGCCTCTAGCCATACATCATGGCTAGAGGCTTTTTTTCGTCATTTAAAGCTTTGTAATCGTAAAATTATCTTCAAGCAGCAGCCAGTTCTGTGGAAAGGCTAGCCCCAACTTCCAGTAAGCAATCCCAAGCAGGCCTAACTCCTTAATCAAATCAAATTTGGCTTGAATTGATCTGGCGTCTTCAAACCACACTTCATGTAATTTCCCCTGTGCATCGCGATATCTATAAAATGGCGCTTGAGCGGTATCATCATATTCAATTGCTGTATGTTGCTGTCGAGCTCGCGTAATTGCTTGTTGTGGGCTAATCGCTTCTGCTGGCTCGCCGCCTTCTTCAAAGGGCAAGGTCCAATCATAACCGTATAAATTTTGCCCTAGTAAAATTTTATCTGCAGGTATTTCGGTTAATGCATATTCGACGACTTGCCGTACTTGATTCAGTGGGGAAACAGCCATTGGTGGTCCGTAACTATACCCCCACTCATACGTCATCAGTACAACAAAATCGGCAATTTCCCCGTGTGCTGCGTAATCATGTGCCTCGTACCATGCTCCTTCCTGCTCGGCGCTGGTTTTTGGTGCCAAGGCAGTTGACATGAATAAGCCGGCTTCTTCTATACGTTGCTTTGCTACTCGCAGGAAATTGTTATAAGCTTCTCGATCCCCTGGTTGTAGGAATTCAAAGTCAAAATGTATATCTGTAAACCCCTCGGTTGTCGCTGTATTGATAATACTGTCCAGCAATGTATTTTGAACAGCTTGGACAGTGAGGATAATATGTCCTAACTCTGCGCTAAAGGATCCTTCTTCCAAATTGGTTACCACAAGCATGAGTGATGTATTGTTGGATGTTGCTATTTGTTGCAGGTTCCCCATTGGGGGCGCTGTGAGTGTACCGTCACGATTAACATTGTAGCTAAAGAGGTTGAGATATGTTAAATAGGGAGCATTTTTCATAGCTGCATTTTCCAGCGTTTCCGAAACAGTGTTCCCAAAAGGCTCAATATAGGCGCTGGATGTGATCTCTCTTGTTGCTGAAGATGGAATATATAATCGGAAACCAATCTGCAATGCATGGTCTAGGGACAAATTATTGACTTGTGCTAATTCCTGATAGGATATGCCGAATGTTTGAGCGATGGAATAAAGCGTGTCGCCAGGCTGTACAAAATAAAAATTACCGATAATCGGAATAACAAGTGCCTGCCCAACAACAAGGTTATCCGGTGCATCCAGTTCATTCGCATCAATAATGACATTCACCGTTGTATGGTATGTAGCGGCAATCTTATTTAGCGTATCCCCTTGTTCTACAACATATATTTGCAAAAAATCCCCTCCTTTTAAGTAAAATCATGCTACTTACACTTTATGCGGAGGGTGATTCAAATATAACGTTAAATGGGATTGATTGTTGCGTCCATTACCGTTCGCATTAGATACAATGCATATTCGCTACCTTCCTTTTCTTCAGAGGCAATGCAATTTTCCGGAATATGCATATTAAAACCATACATATATGCATCTTTAGCCGTGAATAAAATACAAATATCACCGGCAACACCCGCCAAAATTAGGTTGGTTTTTCCGATATCATGGAGCAATGATTGGAGTGGTGTCTGAAAAAATGCCGAGTGCTGTGGTTTAATAATAAAGTAGTCATATTTATCAGGTTTCAGCGCATCTATTATGTGTTTGCTTCGTTCATTTTTACAGTGATCCATAATTTTATGGAAATCTCCTTGCCACAACCCATAATGATCATTAATATAGATAGTAGGCAAACCATTTTCTTTAGCAAAGCTCTTTAATTTTTTCAGATTAGGTAAAATTTGGGTGGTATGCTTAATCAAATTCTCTCCACCATCAAAGTCAAAATCGTTAATCACATCGATAAATAATACTGCTGTATTTTCAAGTGATTGCTTCATCTAATTTCTCCTTTTGGCGATGTTATATGTATTATTTCCTATTTCTACTTTTTAAAACTTTAATGCAGTGAAGGGTTGACACAGGTATGACAGATGAAAAATTTATGCAAGCAGCCATGAAAGAAGCACAGAAGGCGCGTGAGATAGATGAAGTGCCGATTGGTGCTGTGATTGTCTATGGGGATGAAGTAATTGCCACTGGATATAATGTACGTGAAACGTCACAAGAAACCCTGTCCCATGCTGAATTGATTGCTATCAGAGAAGCGAATAGGAACATCGGCAGTTGGCGCCTGGAGGAATGTACGTTATACGTCACGCTTGAACCCTGTCCGATGTGCGCTGGTGCAATTGTGCAATCACGAATAAAACGTGTTGTCTATGGCGCACCTGATCTGAAAGCAGGCTGTGGGGGACTTTAATGAATTTACTGAATGAAGAGCGATTTAATCATCAGGTGGAAGTTACGCGCGGCGTGCTTAAAGCGGAATGTGGGCAGTTGTTGACGGCGTTTTTTAGGGATTTAAGGAAGAGAAGGAAGGAGTAAAGGATGGAAAGACGATGCTCCTTTTTCCTTCAAAATAACTAAAAAAATTTACACTTAAATTAATTGCTACTCAACAAATGAAGTTATCATTTAAAATTCCATAAATTTGCCTTCAAACATCATTGCATTTCCAACAAAAAATCGTTATAATGAATAATGTCGTGCTAAGCGGGGAGGTAGCGGTGCCCTGTACTCGCAATCCGCTATAGCGAGGTTGAATTCCCATCCGAGGTGAGGCGTCTTTATGGACTGCCTTATGGGATTGGTGTTGACGCTTAGGTCCTGCGCAACAGGAACCCATGAATTCTGTCAGGTCCGGAAGGAAGCAGCAGTAAGTGGTATTTTCTGTGTGCCGCGGGGAAGCCTGGGCAGAGCCATGAACGTAAGTAACGCGTAGGGACGTCGCATCAACGATGGGTGCACGGCATACATATTCCAAAGCCCCTGCCATTGTAGAATGGGCAGGGCTTTTTATATCTTTTTCCATAAGAGGTACTTTATGAATGAAGAGTAGCATAAGGTATATTTTGGAAGTTATATGCATGTGTTATTTTTAAAAAAGGGGACAAAATAGAGTTTGTAAGTGATTTTAGTCTACCAAGGTCACTTAACAAAACATCTAAGAGGTGTTTACCTTTGGACGAAAATAACCGTCGAAATCGTAATAATGAGTGCAAAGACCGTAACAATCAAAACGATGTAGACAATGTTGAATTTGCTAATGAGTTTCTTGATGATGTCAATCTGGATCAAGACCATAGCAACGAGCATAATTACAATTTTAACAGAAACAATAATCGTAATAGGTAAGTAATGTAGGAAAGTCTGTGTGCTGTGTGATCATACAGGCTCCTTTTTTTGCTTCGTTATAAAATAGATGTATAAAGTCGGTATTTTTATACTGGTGGCAAGGTTTATTTTAAATATTCTTTCAAATAGATAACAGAAATGTTATGCTATCATTATTGACCGATAATTTGATTTAATCCGTAAAAAGCGCTTTAGGAGAGAGGTATATTGGTAGTTTATAATGAAAAACAACTATATGAATTATGGGTAAAAGCTTGGAATGAAGATATTTCCGTCATTGATAACATAACAAACCCTGGTTGTATTGTTCATTATGTGAGAAGAATGGATGGGAACTCCTTAGGTAATCTAACTGGTGTGGAAGCGTTGAAAGAGGTGATTAAAGACCGCAATACCTTTTTTAGCAATATAAAGATGACGGTAGAAGTTGGTCCTATCATAAATAAACCATATGTATTATCGCGTTGGAACCTTACAGGTATTTATAAAGGAGGTATATCAGAAGCCAAAGTGAAGGTTGGGAAGAGAATAAAACTCAAGGGTATGGATCTTTTTTTTATGGAGAAGGGAAAAATAAAAAACTATTGGTTTTCCTGGGATCGGGCACATCTAATGGAACAATTGAATATGTTATGAATGGTGCAACCGGGGAGTTCCCAGGTTGCAATGCTTAATAAGGATCCTTTTCTTCCATTGTTTTGAAAGGTTTAAGAAGATATATTCACTCCTTCGCGTTTACAATAGGAGTAGGATAAGATTCTAATATATTCATTTTCGTTTCTAATTTATCCAATGCATCATCAATGTTCTTTTTTTGCATTTGTAATTTTGTCTTATGATCTTTAAAAATTCGAGTTCTCTCCTCTAGCGTACTTGATCCTTCCATATGTAGATGAGCCACATGTCTTAACGTTTCAATAGACATATTTGTTTCTCTCATACAACCTATCATTTCTAGCCAAAAAAGATCTTCCTCTTTAAACATTCGGTAACCGTTTTGGCTTCGTTCTATAAAAGGCAAGAGCCCTTCATCATCATAATAACGAATAGTAGATGGTGAAATCGATACTTTATCAGCAGCCTGTTTTACTGTTAACAAAAAATACCTCCTTATTATTTTGATTCATTTTACTTATGTATTTACAAGTTAAGGAACCTATCACTAGCTATAATAGTTAATCACCGCCTATATATGTTCATCTTATATCACAGATGAGGGATATTCAAGTTATAAAAAGTTCTTTAGTGATCATTGTGATCTGATTGTTCAAGTGCTATTTGCAATAGATGAAAGATAGCTTGTGTACGAGTTCCAAACCCTTTTAAATCTTTAAAGTAATCTACTCGGTCTAAAAGTGTTTTGGGAAATCTTAATATGACTGATTGTTTATTCATTGTTTCACCTCGATCGTATACAAACTCACTATTTGTGCGAATTTATTTTTTATTTTTCTATTTCAATACAACGCTTTCTTAATTCCGTTTTTAATAGCTCAATAAATTCAAAGTCCAATTCCAAAGATTTGGCTTCAAAATATGCTTCTATTAATAGCTCATTAGATATTATGTTAAATTAACACACAACCTTTCTTTTTATTTTTTCAATAAAAGTAAGTTGTATAGACAATGTTGGCAACGATTGTGCCATTCATCTATTGTTTTTTCGAATAGCTTTTGAAAGAGCCTCACCAACAGTATTAACAGTAGTTGTTTGCTTTGTTTTATTTTGGAAAGGTTCACTGTGATAAATTACTCCATTCTTGCGCCCTCCTACGTTTAAAGGTTTTTAAATTAATTCCATTTATGACCTCCTTACAGAAGCGCATCCAGTATAAACCTTCGAGTGTACTTGTAAGCAAGAGATTTTTGATTGATTTTGTGTAAAAAGTTTAATAAAATGATATACAAAAGATATCTGTGGTGTTATAATAAGGATAACTAAAAAATGATGATACCATACTTTTGAAGGCTGGATGCGTCATTTTTAAAGTAACAAAATATGGATGACATGATTTCGGGAATGCGATGCTTGTTTTTTGGTCAATTCATAGCCATCGATCTCTTCTGGTTGAGATTTATGCACCCCCATTTCAGGTCAAGTTTTGTTGCTCTTATGTTTCATTTAAATTATATAGGGCTTGCTGAATACTTTTTATGAAGAGTTTCGTATTCAGCAGCCTCTATATAAATTCCGAAAGTTACGTTAAAACAATCCGTATGTTATTGATTCAGGTATAAGTGGAGCCCGTCAAGAACACCTTTAGCTATGTTGTTTTGGTATTCCTTGGTTTTGATAGCTGATAGATCACTAGGATTTGTTATAAAACCTAATTCTAGTAATACACTAGGCGCATTACTTTCTCGAAGGACATAAAGATCGCTTTGTTTAATGCCACGACTTGCAAGAGGCGTGTTTTGTTCTAATGACGATTGCATTGCATTTGCTAAAGCATCGCTTTTGGCGCCTGAGTAATAATGTGTTTCTACACCATTTACATCCATAACAGGATGAGAATTAAAATGTAAACTAATAAAAGCATGTGTATTATATGAATTACTTATGTACACCCGATTTGGTAAAGAAACAAAGTAATCACTATTTCTTGTCAAAATTACATTCGCTCCTGATTCCTGGAGAATGCTTACTATTTCATCGACTGTACTCATAATAATATCTTTCTCAAATTTTCCATTAACAGCCTCTGCACCAGGGTCTGAGCCACCGTGTCCAGGGTCAATAACAATATTATAACCTTCTAATGATTGATTATCCTCTTTTTGATGCTCCAAGACGTTGTCTGTTTTGCTATTTTGTTCTGAACCTTTGGATATAGATGCTTTATTTAAATAGTGTAAAGCAACCCATGCCTCCTTTCCATCATAATAGGTCTGAGCCCAACCAAAGGATTCCTGTAAGACATTGATTTGATCGCCACTTTGTAATTCACCTATTACTGGTGCATTTAGGGATGGAGATGATCTTACATTTAAGTTTGAGTTAGATGTTCCAACCTCATATATTTCCCCATTATCAG
It encodes the following:
- a CDS encoding isochorismatase family cysteine hydrolase — encoded protein: MKQSLENTAVLFIDVINDFDFDGGENLIKHTTQILPNLKKLKSFAKENGLPTIYINDHYGLWQGDFHKIMDHCKNERSKHIIDALKPDKYDYFIIKPQHSAFFQTPLQSLLHDIGKTNLILAGVAGDICILFTAKDAYMYGFNMHIPENCIASEEKEGSEYALYLMRTVMDATINPI
- a CDS encoding ester cyclase; protein product: MVVYNEKQLYELWVKAWNEDISVIDNITNPGCIVHYVRRMDGNSLGNLTGVEALKEVIKDRNTFFSNIKMTVEVGPIINKPYVLSRWNLTGIYKGGISEAKVKVGKRIKLKGMDLFFMEKGKIKNYWFSWDRAHLMEQLNML
- a CDS encoding Rrf2 family transcriptional regulator, translating into MQLKKYTDYALRVLIFTGMKRDGELASIKEISEVYNISQHHLGKIVFELNKMELLETVRGRGGGIRLAKPANEINVGLVVRRLENDFNLLECFDKGTNHCVISPGCTLKHALNKALFAFFQVLDQYTIKDLVANEDELRELMGIK
- a CDS encoding N-acetylmuramoyl-L-alanine amidase, with amino-acid sequence MRVLFSSIIIATISFLFIIPTIDADNGEIYEVGTSNSNLNVRSSPSLNAPVIGELQSGDQINVLQESFGWAQTYYDGKEAWVALHYLNKASISKGSEQNSKTDNVLEHQKEDNQSLEGYNIVIDPGHGGSDPGAEAVNGKFEKDIIMSTVDEIVSILQESGANVILTRNSDYFVSLPNRVYISNSYNTHAFISLHFNSHPVMDVNGVETHYYSGAKSDALANAMQSSLEQNTPLASRGIKQSDLYVLRESNAPSVLLELGFITNPSDLSAIKTKEYQNNIAKGVLDGLHLYLNQ
- the acsA gene encoding acetate--CoA ligase gives rise to the protein MDVQKIPAREGNYNLQNYEKMRETFKWDDVKKNFSWNETGNVNMAYEAIDRHANDPNKKDQVALLYSAPDREERVTFEQLRQESNKFANVLKKYNVNKGDRVFLFMPRSPEFYASFFGILKTGAIAGPLFEAFMEQAVRDRLQDSQARILITTPDLLDRVPQEDLPDLERIVLVGDHSETADMYIDYKKEMNVASPDFLIEWVDLEDGMLIHYTSGSTGKPKGVYHVHNAMIQHYVTAEWVLDLKDDDIYWCTADPGWVTGTSYGIFAPWLKGVTNVVRGGRFTPDDWYGTLDKYNVTVWYTAPTALRKLLSAGEEAVKRHDLSHLRHVLSVGEPLNPEVVTWALKAFGLRIHDTWWMTETGAQLIVNLPSEEIRPGSMGKPIPGIEASIVDNEGNEIPPNQMGNLAIKKGWPAMMRTVWNRPEKFESYFINGWYVSGDSAYKDEDGYFWFQGRLDDVINTSGERVGPFEVESKLLEHPAVAEAGVIGKPDPERGEIVKAFITLNDGYEKSDELLEEVRQFVKTGLSAHAAPRETEITDSIPKTRSGKIMRRLLKSWELGLPTGDTSTLEK
- the hmpA gene encoding NO-inducible flavohemoprotein; this encodes METTARLDKETRDIVKATVPVLQEHGDAIANRFYELMLTAHPELKNIFNQTNQVNGEQPKALSKTVYAAAVHIDNLEEILPVVKQIAQKHKSLNIKPDQYKIVGKYLLLGIKDVLGDAATDDIINAWGKAYDAIADVFINVEKELYEETQNKPGGWVGFRNFKVVKKVPESDVITSFYLEAADGVTVPTYQPGQYITIKAEIEGEAYTHLRQYSLSCAPGEGRYRISVKREEAQGNSPAGIVSHFLHRDVHEGSILPISAPAGDFILDQKDRRPLVLMSGGVGLTPMMSMLETVIKEQPNREVIFIHSARSSNYHAMKDRVREITEDNKQVTSHVVYGNPSAGDYCDKEGRIDYKWLSETLPTNDAAFYFCGPKGFMRASYQILRKYGVRDTDLHFEIFGPAEDITAA
- the sda gene encoding sporulation histidine kinase inhibitor Sda; protein product: MISNELLIEAYFEAKSLELDFEFIELLKTELRKRCIEIEK
- a CDS encoding MerR family transcriptional regulator, encoding MLTVKQAADKVSISPSTIRYYDDEGLLPFIERSQNGYRMFKEEDLFWLEMIGCMRETNMSIETLRHVAHLHMEGSSTLEERTRIFKDHKTKLQMQKKNIDDALDKLETKMNILESYPTPIVNAKE
- a CDS encoding LysM peptidoglycan-binding domain-containing protein, translating into MQIYVVEQGDTLNKIAATYHTTVNVIIDANELDAPDNLVVGQALVIPIIGNFYFVQPGDTLYSIAQTFGISYQELAQVNNLSLDHALQIGFRLYIPSSATREITSSAYIEPFGNTVSETLENAAMKNAPYLTYLNLFSYNVNRDGTLTAPPMGNLQQIATSNNTSLMLVVTNLEEGSFSAELGHIILTVQAVQNTLLDSIINTATTEGFTDIHFDFEFLQPGDREAYNNFLRVAKQRIEEAGLFMSTALAPKTSAEQEGAWYEAHDYAAHGEIADFVVLMTYEWGYSYGPPMAVSPLNQVRQVVEYALTEIPADKILLGQNLYGYDWTLPFEEGGEPAEAISPQQAITRARQQHTAIEYDDTAQAPFYRYRDAQGKLHEVWFEDARSIQAKFDLIKELGLLGIAYWKLGLAFPQNWLLLEDNFTITKL
- a CDS encoding type 1 glutamine amidotransferase domain-containing protein; its protein translation is MAKTIATVITDMFEDVEYTEPAKAFKDAGHDVVTIEKEKGKQVTGKQNEETVTIDQGIDDVKPSDFDALFIPGGFSPDQLRADDRFVQFAKQFMDEKKPVFAICHGPQLLITAKSLEGRKATGFKSIQVDMEYAGANLVDQEVAVCQNQLVTSRQPDDIPAFNRESLNVLK